From Nymphaea colorata isolate Beijing-Zhang1983 chromosome 6, ASM883128v2, whole genome shotgun sequence, a single genomic window includes:
- the LOC116255796 gene encoding peroxidase 70-like — protein MAIFSRTVKMILVMGFLLATAVTCQQLSPSFYRNSCPQALAVIRNVVSKAVAEEPRMGASLLRLHFHDCFVNGCDGSVLLDDTPTFSGEKSAHANMGSTRGFDVIDKIKTAVDAACGGAIVSCADILAVAARDSVVLLGGPSWTVQLGRRDSRTASKDAANHNLPSPAADIAVLLSNFQSKGLDAQDLVALSGAHTIGLAQCRFFRNRIYNGTSMNPLFLSPLQSSCPAAGGDDNTAPLDVLTPMSFDTAYYANLLLNRGLLPSDQALLDGDLTSRAVRQYSLVPLLFSVDFTRAMVKLGNISPLTGTEGEIRQNCRKIN, from the exons ATGGCCATCTTCTCTAGAACGGTGAAGATGATTTTGGTGATGGGGTTTCTGCTTGCTACTGCTGTCACTTGCCAGCAgctctctccttccttttaCAGGAACAGCTGCCCACAAGCGTTGGCTGTGATAAGGAATGTGGTTTCCAAAGCGGTTGCCGAAGAACCAAGAATGGGAGCCTCACTTCTCCGCCTTCACTTTCATGACTGCTTTGTCAAT GGGTGTGATGGTTCAGTGCTTCTGGATGACACCCCAACCTTCAGTGGGGAGAAATCTGCCCACGCTAACATGGGCTCCACAAGAGGGTTCGATGTCATAGACAAGATCAAGACAGCAGTTGATGCCGCCTGCGGTGGCGCCATTGTCTCCTGCGCCGACATACTTGCCGTTGCAGCTCGTGATTCAGTAGTCCTG CTGGGTGGGCCATCATGGACTGTTCAACTGGGAAGGAGAGACTCGAGGACTGCTAGCAAGGATGCTGCAAACCATAACCTCCCTTCTCCTGCCGCAGATATAGCGGTTCTTTTGAGCAACTTTCAGAGTAAAGGACTCGATGCACAAGACCTCGTTGCACTCTCCGGAGCACACACGATCGGCCTAGCTCAATGCCGATTCTTCAGAAACCGGATCTATAATGGCACCAGCATGAATCCCCTGTTCTTGAGCCCACTGCAATCATCTTGTCCTGCAGCCGGCGGGGACGATAACACCGCACCTTTGGATGTCTTGACACCAATGAGCTTTGACACAGCCTACTATGCAAATCTACTGTTGAACAGAGGCCTGCTACCTTCTGATCAGGCGCTCCTTGATGGTGATCTTACAAGTCGAGCAGTTAGGCAATATAGTTTagttcctcttcttttctcagTGGATTTCACCCGCGCCATGGTGAAACTGGGAAATATAAGTCCCCTAACTGGAACAGAAGGCGAAATTAGACAAAATTGTAGGAAGATTAACTAA
- the LOC116255800 gene encoding MADS-box protein AeAP3-2-like isoform X1, with the protein MESGSATKRRGWLLMKARELALRNDDQVGLIIFSSSGQMFKYCSPNSSMLQNIDRFKKASGTQIQEDDDKQIPDHCQQIYREMTRMKNENDKLQATIRQLTGEDLTTLTKTDLKNLQKQLEVSLDRVRSREIELLQEELREVRRQWRCILEAKFSRARGKETEKTEQSRDLLQLSPPFSNRLQPTQPNLQDPNLHHHSCSSGNLKKPKT; encoded by the exons ATGGAGAGCGGGAGCGCCACCAAGCGGCGGGGCTGGTTGCTGATGAAGGCCCGTGAGCTCGCCCTTCGCAACGATGACCAGGTCGGACTCATCATCTTTTCCAGCAGCGGGCAGATGTTCAAGTACTGCAGTCCCAACTCCAG CATGCTCCAGAATATTGATAGATTCAAGAAAGCATCAGGCACTCAAATTCAGGAAGACGATGATAAACAG ATTCCTGACCATTGCCAGCAGATATACCGTGAGATGACGAGAATGAAGAATGAGAATGACAAGCTGCAAGCAACCATTCGACAGTTAACTGGGGAGGATCTCACCACTCTCACCAAAACCGATCTGAAAAACCTTCAGAAGCAACTGGAAGTTTCTCTAGATCGAGTTCGCTCAAGGGAG ATCGAATTGCTCCAAGAGGAGCTTAGAGAAGTGCGGAGGCAG TGGCGGTGCATTTTGGAAGCAAAATTCTCGAGAGCG agagggaaagaaacagagaaaaCAGAGCAATCCAGAGACCTGCTTCAGCTTTCTCCTCCTTTCTCCAACCGGCTTCAACCCACTCAGCCAAACCTGCAAGATCCAAACCTCCATCACCATTCTTGCAGCTCTGGTAATCTGAAAAAACCGAAAACATAA
- the LOC116255596 gene encoding probable indole-3-pyruvate monooxygenase YUCCA4, protein MDRLASSETEARCVWVNGPVIVGAGPSGLATAAWLGRLGVPCVVLDRADRIASLWHYRTYDRLKLHLPKQFCQLPFLPFPPHFPEYPSKHQFLSYLHSYAAKFGIRPRFNQSVLSTQFDPLCGLWRVRTLDLAADSGRTTEYICKWVVVASGENAQPVLPDIPGLDKFKGRVLHTCAYKSGEDFRGQRVLVVGCGNSGMEVSLDLCNQGAKPYMVVRNSVHVLPREILGFSTFGVAMGLLKCFPLKLVDKFLLTCALVAFGDTKKHGIPRPKVGPLELKNVAGKTPVLDVGALSKIRDGKIKVMRGVKEVTCCGAKFVDGQEVEFDAIILATGYKSNVPSWLKGTESTVHFSEDGMPRLPFPNGWKGENGLYTVGFTRRGILGACADATKIAHDIAEQWRTPATTETTRFIVSKRSSTQ, encoded by the exons ATGGATCGGTTGGCGTCGTCGGAGACGGAGGCGAGGTGCGTGTGGGTGAACGGCCCCGTGATAGTCGGGGCGGGGCCGTCGGGGCTGGCGACGGCCGCCTGGCTCGGCCGGCTCGGCGTGCCGTGCGTCGTGCTCGACCGCGCCGACCGCATCGCCTCGCTGTGGCACTACCGCACCTACGACCGGCTGAAGCTGCACCTGCCCAAGCAGTTCTGCCAGCTCCCCTTCCTCCCCTTCCCTCCCCACTTCCCCGAGTACCCCTCCAAGCACCAGTTCCTCTCCTACCTCCACTCCTACGCAGCCAAGTTCGGCATTCGGCCGCGCTTCAACCAGTCCGTCCTTTCGACGCAGTTCGATCCCCTGTGCGGCCTCTGGCGGGTCCGCACCCTCGACCTCGCCGCCGACTCCGGGAGGACCACCGAGTATATTTGCAAGTGGGTCGTCGTCGCTTCCGGCGAGAATGCCCAGCCGGTTCTTCCCGACATCCCCGGCCTCGACAAGTTCAAGGGCCGCGTTCTCCACACCTGCGCGTACAAGTCCGGCGAGGACTTCCGCGGCCAGAGGGTGCTCGTTGTCGGCTGCGGTAATTCCGGCATGGAGGTCAGCTTGGACCTCTGCAACCAGGGTGCCAAGCCTTACATGGTGGTCAGAAACTCT GTGCATGTTCTGCCGAGAGAGATTCTGGGGTTCTCGACGTTTGGAGTAGCAATGGGTCTTCTGAAATGCTTCCCGCTGAAGCTGGTGGACAAGTTCCTGTTGACGTGCGCGCTCGTTGCCTTTGGGGACACGAAGAAGCACGGCATCCCCCGTCCAAAGGTCGGCCCTCTCGAGCTGAAGAACGTCGCCGGAAAAACACCCGTTCTGGACGTTGGTGCACTCTCTAAGATCAGAGACGGGAAGATCAAG GTAATGAGAGGGGTGAAGGAGGTCACGTGCTGTGGGGCTAAGTTCGTGGATGGGCAGGAGGTAGAGTTCGATGCCATCATCCTGGCGACTGGGTACAAGAGCAACGTACCCTCCTGGCTTAAG GGTACAGAATCGACTGTTCATTTCTCAGAGGATGGAATGCCCAGATTGCCATTCCCCAACGGGTGGAAGGGAGAGAACGGGCTGTACACGGTGGGGTTCACTCGGCGGGGGATCCTGGGGGCCTGCGCCGATGCGACGAAGATTGCCCATGACATAGCCGAGCAGTGGAGGACGCCTGCGACTACTGAGACCACTCGCTTCATAGTTTCCAAAAGATCAAGTACTCAGTAG
- the LOC116255798 gene encoding transcription factor FER-LIKE IRON DEFICIENCY-INDUCED TRANSCRIPTION FACTOR-like, producing MENVHSLEQLLGILEEDLHEDAESLRSSSQAAFSSIVENLFDLSCAEEPSLPAEPVAHVSSSSAKPPMSRASLRALERKRRDKLKDKLLALRSLVPFITKMDKASIVGDAVVYVQKLHKEAMELEQEIRELELSFGCSGHGEYDTDDKFKLSGVSDQPRHDSYRILQLDVFLVEQRRFYVKVICSVKKGVALALLQAVESLACLHVQSSNMAAFDSFIVFTCTVQAAQCLEESNELTLKMKLMAAFIKRKFVHL from the exons ATGGAGAACGTCCATTCGTTGGAGCAGCTGCTGGGTATTCTAGAGGAAGACCTCCATGAAGATGCAGAGTCCTTGAGATCATCCTCACAGGCTGCGTTTTCTTCCATTGTTGAAAACTTGTTTGATCTCAGCTGTGCTGAAGAGCCTTCCCTGCCTGCTGAACCAGTAGCTCATGTTTCTTCGTCTTCTGCAAAACCACCAATGAGCAGAGCCAGTCTCCGTGCcttggagaggaagaggagggacAAGCTGAAGGACAAGCTCTTGGCACTCCGCTCCTTGGTTCCTTTCATCACAAAG ATGGATAAAGCTTCAATCGTGGGGGATGCGGTCGTCTATGTGCAGAAGTTGCACAAGGAAGCCATGGAACTCGAACAAGAAATCCGAGAGCTCGAGTTGTCGTTTGGTTGCAGTGGACATGGGGAGTATGATACAGATGACAAGTTTAAGCTTTCTGGAGTCTCTGATCAGCCGCGTCATGATTCTTACAGAATTTTGCAG CTGGACGTGTTTCTGGTTGAGCAGAGAAGATTCTATGTCAAAGTCATATGCAGCGTGAAGAAAGGAGTGGCGCTGGCCCTGTTGCAGGCCGTGGAGTCCCTTGCTTGTTTACATGTGCAGAGCTCAAACATGGCTGCCTTTGACTCATTTATTGTCTTCACCTGCACGGTTCAG GCTGCGCAATGCTTAGAAGAAAGCAACGAGCTCACCTTGAAGATGAAGCTGATGGCTGCTTTCATCAAACGAAAGTTTGTCCATCTTTGA
- the LOC116255800 gene encoding MADS-box protein AeAP3-2-like isoform X3 — MESGSATKRRGWLLMKARELALRNDDQVGLIIFSSSGQMFKYCSPNSSMLQNIDRFKKASGTQIQEDDDKQIYREMTRMKNENDKLQATIRQLTGEDLTTLTKTDLKNLQKQLEVSLDRVRSREIELLQEELREVRRQWRCILEAKFSRARGKETEKTEQSRDLLQLSPPFSNRLQPTQPNLQDPNLHHHSCSSGNLKKPKT, encoded by the exons ATGGAGAGCGGGAGCGCCACCAAGCGGCGGGGCTGGTTGCTGATGAAGGCCCGTGAGCTCGCCCTTCGCAACGATGACCAGGTCGGACTCATCATCTTTTCCAGCAGCGGGCAGATGTTCAAGTACTGCAGTCCCAACTCCAG CATGCTCCAGAATATTGATAGATTCAAGAAAGCATCAGGCACTCAAATTCAGGAAGACGATGATAAACAG ATATACCGTGAGATGACGAGAATGAAGAATGAGAATGACAAGCTGCAAGCAACCATTCGACAGTTAACTGGGGAGGATCTCACCACTCTCACCAAAACCGATCTGAAAAACCTTCAGAAGCAACTGGAAGTTTCTCTAGATCGAGTTCGCTCAAGGGAG ATCGAATTGCTCCAAGAGGAGCTTAGAGAAGTGCGGAGGCAG TGGCGGTGCATTTTGGAAGCAAAATTCTCGAGAGCG agagggaaagaaacagagaaaaCAGAGCAATCCAGAGACCTGCTTCAGCTTTCTCCTCCTTTCTCCAACCGGCTTCAACCCACTCAGCCAAACCTGCAAGATCCAAACCTCCATCACCATTCTTGCAGCTCTGGTAATCTGAAAAAACCGAAAACATAA
- the LOC116255799 gene encoding transcription factor FER-LIKE IRON DEFICIENCY-INDUCED TRANSCRIPTION FACTOR-like: MENVHSLEQLLGILEEGLHEDAESLRPSSQSAFSSIVENLFDLSCAEEPSLPVEPVAHVSSSSAKPPMSRASLRALERKRRDKLKDKLLALRSLVPFITKMDKASIIGDAVVYVQKLHKQAMELEQEIRELELSFGCSGQGEYDTDDKFKLSGVSDQPRHDSYRILQLDVFLVEQSRFYVKVICSVKKGVALALLQAVESLACLHVQSSNMAAFDKFIVFTCTVQAAECLEESNELTLKTKLMAAFIKRKFVHL; encoded by the exons ATGGAGAACGTCCATTCACTAGAGCAGTTGCTGGGTATTCTAGAGGAAGGCCTCCATGAAGATGCAGAGTCCTTGAGGCCATCCTCACAGTCTGCGTTTTCTTCCATTGTTGAAAACTTGTTTGATCTCAGCTGTGCTGAAGAGCCTTCCCTGCCTGTTGAACCAGTAGCTCATGTTTCTTCGTCGTCTGCAAAACCACCAATGAGCAGAGCCAGTCTCCGTGCcttggagaggaagaggagggacAAGCTGAAGGACAAGCTCTTGGCACTCCGCTCCTTGGTTCCTTTCATCACAAAG ATGGATAAAGCTTCAATCATTGGGGATGCGGTCGTCTATGTGCAGAAGTTGCACAAGCAAGCCATGGAACTCGAACAAGAAATCCGAGAGCTCGAGTTGTCGTTTGGTTGCAGTGGACAAGGGGAGTATGATACAGATGACAAGTTTAAGCTTTCTGGAGTCTCTGATCAGCCGCGTCATGATTCTTACAGAATTTTGCAG CTGGACGTGTTTCTGGTTGAGCAGAGCAGATTCTATGTCAAAGTCATATGCAGCGTGAAGAAAGGAGTGGCGCTGGCCCTGTTGCAGGCCGTGGAGTCCCTTGCTTGTTTACATGTGCAGAGCTCAAACATGGCTGCCTTTGACAAATTTATTGTCTTCACCTGCACGGTTCAG GCTGCGGAATGCTTAGAAGAAAGCAACGAGCTCACCTTGAAGACGAAGCTGATGGCTGCTTTCATCAAACGAAAGTTTGTCCATCTTTGA
- the LOC116255800 gene encoding MADS-box protein AeAP3-2-like isoform X2 codes for MESGSATKRRGWLLMKARELALRNDDQVGLIIFSSSGQMFKYCSPNSSMLQNIDRFKKASGTQIQEDDDKQQIYREMTRMKNENDKLQATIRQLTGEDLTTLTKTDLKNLQKQLEVSLDRVRSREIELLQEELREVRRQWRCILEAKFSRARGKETEKTEQSRDLLQLSPPFSNRLQPTQPNLQDPNLHHHSCSSGNLKKPKT; via the exons ATGGAGAGCGGGAGCGCCACCAAGCGGCGGGGCTGGTTGCTGATGAAGGCCCGTGAGCTCGCCCTTCGCAACGATGACCAGGTCGGACTCATCATCTTTTCCAGCAGCGGGCAGATGTTCAAGTACTGCAGTCCCAACTCCAG CATGCTCCAGAATATTGATAGATTCAAGAAAGCATCAGGCACTCAAATTCAGGAAGACGATGATAAACAG CAGATATACCGTGAGATGACGAGAATGAAGAATGAGAATGACAAGCTGCAAGCAACCATTCGACAGTTAACTGGGGAGGATCTCACCACTCTCACCAAAACCGATCTGAAAAACCTTCAGAAGCAACTGGAAGTTTCTCTAGATCGAGTTCGCTCAAGGGAG ATCGAATTGCTCCAAGAGGAGCTTAGAGAAGTGCGGAGGCAG TGGCGGTGCATTTTGGAAGCAAAATTCTCGAGAGCG agagggaaagaaacagagaaaaCAGAGCAATCCAGAGACCTGCTTCAGCTTTCTCCTCCTTTCTCCAACCGGCTTCAACCCACTCAGCCAAACCTGCAAGATCCAAACCTCCATCACCATTCTTGCAGCTCTGGTAATCTGAAAAAACCGAAAACATAA
- the LOC116255801 gene encoding peroxidase 70-like produces MATFSRMVKMILVMGFLLATAVTSQQLSPSFYTNSCPQALAVIRNVVSKAVASEPRTGASLLRLQFHDCFVNVQGCDGSVLLDDTPTFIGEKSAHPNMGSTRGFEVIDKIKTAVDAACGRAVVSCADILAVAARDSVVLLGGPSWSVQLGRRDSRTASKDAANHNLPSPAAYLAALLTNFQSEGLDAQDLVALSGAHTIGLAQCRFFRNRIYNGASMNPLFLSSLQSSCPAAGGDDNTAPLDGLTPMSFDTAYYANLLLNRGLLPSDQALPDGDLTSRAVGQYSLVPLLFSLDFTRAMVKLGNISPLTGTEGEIRQNCRKIN; encoded by the exons ATGGCCACCTTCTCTAGAATGGTGAAGATGATTTTGGTGATGGGGTTTCTGCTTGCTACTGCTGTCACTTCCCAGCAgctctctccttccttttaCACGAACAGCTGCCCACAAGCGTTGGCTGTGATAAGGAATGTGGTTTCCAAAGCGGTAGCCTCAGAACCAAGAACGGGAGCCTCACTTCTCCGCCTTCAATTTCATGACTGCTTTGTCAATGTACA GGGGTGTGATGGTTCAGTACTTCTGGATGACACCCCAACCTTCATTGGGGAGAAATCAGCCCACCCTAACATGGGCTCCACAAGAGGGTTCGAGGTCATAGACAAGATCAAGACAGCAGTTGATGCCGCCTGCGGCCGCGCCGTTGTCTCCTGCGCCGACATACTTGCCGTTGCAGCTCGTGATTCAGTAGTCCTG CTGGGTGGGCCATCATGGTCTGTTCAACTGGGAAGGAGAGACTCCAGGACTGCTAGCAAGGATGCTGCAAACCATAACCTCCCTTCTCCTGCAGCATATCTAGCAGCCCTCTTGACCAACTTTCAGAGTGAAGGACTCGATGCACAGGACCTCGTTGCGCTCTCCGGTGCACACACGATCGGCCTAGCTCAATGCCGATTCTTCAGAAACCGGATCTATAATGGCGCCAGCATGAATCCCCTGTTCTTGAGCTCATTGCAATCATCTTGTCCTGCAGCCGGCGGGGACGACAACACCGCACCTTTGGATGGCTTGACACCAATGAGCTTCGACACAGCCTACTATGCAAATCTACTGTTGAACAGAGGCCTGCTACCTTCTGATCAGGCGCTCCCTGATGGTGATCTTACAAGTCGAGCAGTTGGGCAATATAGTTTagttcctcttcttttctcacTGGATTTCACTCGCGCCATGGTGAAGTTGGGAAATATAAGTCCCCTAACAGGAACAGAAGGCGAAATTAGACAAAATTGTAGGAAGATTAACTAA